A single genomic interval of Planctomycetota bacterium harbors:
- a CDS encoding PEP-CTERM sorting domain-containing protein produces MRIHHALGGIVVALTCSMVQAGVPSSDAPAAPQQTAATQTVAPAVDAHLLLVDGKLPGLEAPAVDPVDALDTTAHLTAVPEPASMVMMLGLSMLGVLSRPRHGE; encoded by the coding sequence ATGCGAATTCACCATGCGCTTGGAGGAATCGTTGTCGCATTGACCTGCTCGATGGTGCAGGCCGGAGTGCCGTCATCGGACGCGCCCGCCGCACCGCAGCAGACCGCTGCGACGCAGACCGTCGCCCCGGCTGTCGATGCGCACCTGCTGCTCGTCGACGGCAAACTGCCCGGGCTTGAGGCCCCGGCGGTGGACCCGGTCGATGCGTTGGACACGACCGCGCATTTGACTGCGGTGCCGGAGCCGGCGTCGATGGTCATGATGCTCGGGCTCTCGATGCTCGGCGTCCTGAGCCGGCCGCGCCACGGCGAATAA
- a CDS encoding carbon starvation protein A, giving the protein MSTLLIALAAGVLYIVAYHTYGRWLARKIFRLDPQATVPSVELNDDEDYVPTNKSIVFGHHFTSIAGTGPIVGPALAIIWGWVPAVLWIVLGSIFMGAVHDLGTLVVSLRNRGQTVGEIAGRVLNPRVRFLFLLILLFALWVVLAIFGLVIANVFVKFPESIMPVFLQIPIAVWIGVKVHRKGKSVTIPSLIALALMYLTVWFGAGCPGIAWTGGGFGAAIQTINTTMAAWPVWVWVAILLAYCYVASVIPVWILLQPRDYINSLQLISSLGLVVIGLFAVGFFGSHGQPVHIAAPAFAPHPLEAPSFVPFLFVTIACGAISGFHCLVSSGTSSKQIKNETDAQFVGYGSMLTEGFLATLVICAVAAGIGIGWQDQFPNLTGTALWNAVYHDWQSATTNALGAFIVGAANFLDAAHINHTFGTALIGVLVASFAGTTLDTATRLQRYVVQELAATFAPKVSPTAMAAEGYDTEFEHGTVGKSISMNPLVWLTNKHGATFFAVSTAFVLALFPKPGDPWTWKTIGKGGLILWPLFGATNQLLAGLAFLVVCFWLWRRKMPVWFAAIPMVFMLIMPAWAMSHDILRWYHKGSYVLMGIAAIVLLLEIWMIVEALLLWPRARGVLEQALPPLPQRA; this is encoded by the coding sequence ATGTCCACACTCCTGATCGCACTCGCCGCCGGTGTGCTCTACATCGTCGCGTACCACACCTACGGCCGATGGCTCGCACGCAAAATCTTCCGACTTGATCCCCAAGCCACCGTCCCCAGCGTCGAACTCAACGACGACGAAGACTACGTCCCCACCAATAAGTCCATCGTCTTCGGCCATCATTTCACCAGCATCGCCGGCACCGGCCCGATCGTCGGCCCGGCGCTGGCGATCATCTGGGGGTGGGTCCCCGCCGTGCTGTGGATCGTGCTCGGCTCCATCTTCATGGGCGCGGTCCATGACCTGGGCACGCTCGTCGTCTCCCTCCGCAACCGAGGGCAGACCGTCGGCGAAATCGCCGGACGCGTGCTCAACCCCCGCGTGCGTTTCCTGTTCCTGCTCATCCTGCTGTTCGCGCTATGGGTCGTCCTGGCGATCTTCGGGCTGGTCATCGCCAACGTGTTTGTGAAATTCCCCGAGTCGATCATGCCCGTGTTCTTGCAGATTCCCATCGCCGTCTGGATCGGCGTCAAGGTGCATCGCAAGGGCAAGAGCGTCACGATCCCGTCGCTGATCGCGCTGGCGCTGATGTACCTGACCGTGTGGTTCGGGGCGGGATGCCCGGGGATCGCATGGACCGGCGGCGGGTTCGGGGCGGCGATTCAGACGATCAACACGACGATGGCCGCCTGGCCCGTCTGGGTCTGGGTCGCCATTCTGCTGGCGTACTGTTATGTGGCGAGCGTCATTCCCGTCTGGATCCTCCTTCAGCCGCGCGATTACATCAACAGTCTTCAGCTCATCAGCTCGCTGGGCCTGGTCGTGATCGGCTTGTTCGCGGTCGGGTTCTTCGGCTCGCACGGGCAGCCCGTCCACATCGCCGCCCCCGCGTTCGCGCCGCATCCGCTGGAGGCGCCCTCGTTCGTGCCGTTCCTGTTCGTGACCATCGCCTGCGGGGCCATCAGCGGATTTCACTGCCTCGTGTCCTCCGGGACGTCGAGCAAGCAGATCAAGAACGAAACCGACGCCCAGTTCGTCGGCTACGGATCCATGCTCACCGAGGGCTTCCTCGCCACGCTCGTCATCTGCGCCGTCGCCGCCGGCATCGGCATCGGATGGCAGGACCAGTTCCCGAATCTGACGGGCACAGCGTTATGGAACGCGGTCTATCACGATTGGCAGTCGGCGACGACCAATGCGCTGGGCGCGTTCATCGTCGGGGCCGCCAATTTCCTCGACGCCGCCCATATCAACCATACTTTCGGCACCGCGCTGATCGGCGTGCTCGTCGCCTCGTTCGCCGGCACGACGCTCGACACCGCGACCCGCCTTCAGCGCTATGTCGTGCAGGAACTCGCCGCCACATTCGCGCCGAAGGTTTCGCCCACGGCGATGGCGGCGGAAGGATACGACACGGAATTCGAGCACGGCACGGTGGGCAAGAGCATTTCGATGAACCCGCTGGTCTGGCTCACGAACAAACACGGCGCGACGTTCTTCGCCGTTTCGACGGCATTCGTGTTGGCGCTGTTTCCCAAGCCGGGCGATCCTTGGACATGGAAGACAATCGGCAAGGGCGGCCTGATTCTCTGGCCGCTGTTCGGCGCGACGAATCAATTGCTCGCGGGGCTGGCGTTTTTGGTGGTGTGCTTCTGGCTCTGGCGTCGCAAGATGCCGGTGTGGTTCGCGGCGATCCCGATGGTGTTCATGCTGATCATGCCGGCGTGGGCGATGAGTCACGACATTCTCAGGTGGTATCACAAAGGCAGCTACGTGCTGATGGGGATCGCGGCGATCGTGTTGCTGCTGGAGATATGGATGATTGTTGAAGCGCTGTTGCTCTGGCCGCGGGCGCGCGGCGTATTGGAACAGGCGCTGCCGCCGTTGCCGCAGCGCGCTTGA
- a CDS encoding acetylxylan esterase, with product MQRTLLLPGVLFLILSAALFAADPMRALPAGQKPDDGRLGPMTTLDGYFPFHPVADKEAWAQRAAALRLRVKLAAGLVPEPPRTPLNLQVFGRIERDDYTVEKVIFESMPGHYVTGNLYRPLHPPAGKKLPGVLCPHGHWPDGRFTDAGEKGVRDQIAIGAERFEDGGRSPLQARCVQLARMGCVVLHYDMLGYADSMQFEHRPGVRENMSGTDDWGFFSPRAELELVSMFGLQTWNSIRALDVLSSFDDVDTDRLAVTGASGGGTQTMMLCAIDDRIDLAFAAVMPSTAMQGGCTCENADYLRIGDGNIDLIALTAPRPLGLTAADDWTKDLATKGLPDLQKLYEMLGVKDNVAAAIHTEFKHNYNAVSRVAMSNFINRHFGLGLPEPVIERDYTPLTKEQMTVWDEAHPKPGGDQVGEAHERALTHAWAKATHEAMDDDMRRAAWRLILNREFDEVGEVTWDLTHKLDRGDHLVMLGMLTNAAHHEAVPAVFIHPKANWNHHVLLVLNDTGKAAVLADDRDPAIDAALKAGSAVCGIDLYMQGEFTDDGNPPTTQRMVKYGKGDHPWQHAACYTFGYNDPLFCQRVHDVLTAAHYIMRDDTHGAARLDVLAIGKVAGPVGAAAKLASGDAIHDAEVDPMDFRFESITKLDDAMMTPGAVRYGDVPALIRLSGARERGK from the coding sequence ATGCAACGCACCCTTCTCCTTCCCGGCGTGCTGTTTCTCATCCTTTCCGCCGCCCTCTTCGCCGCCGACCCCATGCGGGCGCTGCCGGCGGGGCAGAAGCCCGACGACGGGCGGCTCGGGCCGATGACGACGCTCGATGGCTACTTTCCGTTTCATCCGGTTGCGGACAAAGAAGCATGGGCCCAGCGTGCGGCGGCGCTGCGGCTGCGGGTGAAGCTCGCCGCCGGGCTCGTGCCCGAGCCGCCGCGGACGCCGCTCAACCTGCAAGTCTTCGGGCGCATCGAGCGCGATGACTACACCGTCGAGAAGGTCATCTTCGAATCGATGCCCGGGCATTATGTGACCGGCAATCTGTATCGCCCGCTGCATCCGCCGGCGGGCAAAAAGTTGCCCGGCGTGCTGTGCCCGCACGGACACTGGCCCGATGGGCGATTCACCGATGCGGGCGAAAAAGGCGTGCGCGATCAGATCGCCATCGGGGCGGAGCGCTTCGAAGACGGCGGGCGATCGCCGCTTCAGGCGCGCTGCGTGCAGCTTGCCCGCATGGGTTGCGTCGTGCTGCACTACGACATGCTCGGTTACGCCGACAGCATGCAGTTCGAGCACCGGCCGGGCGTGCGCGAGAACATGAGCGGCACGGACGACTGGGGATTTTTCAGTCCGCGCGCCGAGTTGGAACTGGTGAGCATGTTCGGCCTGCAAACATGGAACTCGATCCGCGCTCTTGATGTGCTTTCAAGTTTCGACGATGTCGATACGGATCGGCTCGCCGTGACGGGCGCCAGCGGCGGGGGCACGCAGACGATGATGCTCTGCGCCATCGACGACCGCATCGACCTGGCTTTCGCCGCCGTGATGCCCAGCACGGCGATGCAGGGCGGGTGCACCTGCGAGAACGCCGATTACCTGCGCATCGGCGATGGCAACATCGACCTGATCGCGCTGACGGCGCCGCGCCCGCTGGGCCTTACCGCGGCGGACGACTGGACGAAGGATCTGGCGACAAAAGGCCTGCCCGACCTGCAAAAGCTCTACGAAATGCTCGGCGTCAAAGACAACGTCGCCGCCGCGATTCACACGGAATTCAAGCACAATTACAACGCGGTGAGCCGGGTGGCGATGTCGAACTTCATCAACAGGCACTTTGGGCTGGGCCTGCCCGAGCCGGTCATCGAACGCGACTACACGCCGCTGACGAAGGAGCAGATGACCGTCTGGGACGAAGCGCATCCGAAGCCGGGCGGCGACCAGGTCGGCGAAGCGCACGAGCGTGCATTGACCCATGCATGGGCGAAAGCGACGCACGAAGCGATGGACGACGACATGCGCCGCGCGGCATGGCGCCTCATTCTCAACCGCGAATTCGACGAGGTCGGCGAGGTGACATGGGATCTGACGCATAAACTCGATCGCGGCGATCATCTGGTGATGCTCGGGATGCTCACGAACGCCGCGCATCACGAAGCGGTGCCCGCGGTTTTTATCCACCCCAAGGCGAATTGGAATCATCATGTGCTGCTTGTACTGAACGACACCGGCAAGGCGGCGGTGCTTGCGGACGACCGCGACCCGGCGATTGACGCCGCGCTCAAGGCCGGTTCGGCCGTGTGCGGGATCGACCTGTACATGCAGGGCGAATTCACGGACGACGGCAATCCGCCGACGACGCAGCGCATGGTCAAATACGGCAAAGGCGATCACCCGTGGCAGCACGCCGCCTGTTACACCTTCGGCTACAACGACCCGCTCTTCTGCCAGCGCGTGCATGATGTATTGACCGCGGCGCATTACATCATGCGCGATGACACTCACGGCGCGGCCCGGCTTGACGTTCTGGCCATCGGCAAAGTCGCCGGCCCGGTCGGCGCGGCGGCGAAGCTCGCCAGCGGCGATGCGATTCACGATGCGGAGGTCGACCCGATGGACTTCCGATTCGAGTCCATCACGAAGCTCGACGATGCGATGATGACGCCCGGCGCGGTGCGCTACGGCGATGTGCCCGCGCTGATCCGGCTCAGCGGGGCGCGCGAGCGGGGCAAGTGA
- a CDS encoding elongation factor G, with the protein MPTYTTEDIRNIAIVGQAGAGKTTLVEALLARAGAIGAAGSVEKGSTVCDFEDEEKKHKHSLNAALVSLDHHQHHVNLIDTPGMGDFAGHALAAFPAVETVVVVIDAHAGIDMTARRMMERAADRNLCRAIVINKIDHDNIDLPLLVEQIREAFGPECLPINLPAGGATSVCDVFDHESGEADFSNVGEAHKAIVEQVVEVDEETAMAYLEGKDVSHDKLHAVFEKALREGHLVPICFASATRDIGLAELLEVFADLMPNPLEGNPRPFEHGEGEHVEPLKYDADPKKHVIAHVFKVTSDPFVGKLSIFRIHQGTITKDSQLYIGNAKKPFKVGHLFKLQGKEHKEIDQGIPGDICAVAKVEEIHFNDVLHDSIAHGHVHLKPFEFPKPMAGFAIEAMSRGDEQKIAKALHAMEAEDPCFAVERGGETVIRGLGELHLRILLEKMKNRYHVEVKTHPPKVAYRETIGGKAEGHHRHKKQTGGAGQFGEVYLRVEPLGNGEPFEFVNDVFGGAIPHQFIPAIEKGVMQMMGQGCVAGYPMQGVRVSVYDGKYHAVDSKEVAFVTAARKAFADAVSKAKPQVLEPIVKLDITVPEGNMGDIAGDLSSKRGRIMGTDSVGGGMLCIKAQAPLAELTQYQNQLKSVTGGQGSFSMEFSHYEPVPPQVQQHLESQFKPAAEED; encoded by the coding sequence ATGCCGACGTATACGACCGAGGATATTCGCAACATCGCTATCGTGGGTCAGGCCGGGGCGGGCAAGACGACGCTGGTGGAGGCGCTATTGGCCAGGGCCGGGGCGATCGGCGCGGCCGGGAGCGTCGAAAAGGGCTCGACCGTCTGCGATTTTGAGGATGAGGAAAAGAAGCACAAGCATTCGCTCAACGCGGCACTCGTCAGTCTCGATCATCATCAGCATCACGTGAACCTCATCGACACGCCCGGCATGGGCGACTTCGCCGGTCACGCGCTGGCGGCTTTCCCGGCGGTGGAGACGGTCGTCGTCGTCATCGACGCGCACGCCGGGATCGACATGACGGCGCGGCGCATGATGGAGCGCGCGGCCGACCGAAACCTCTGCCGCGCGATCGTCATCAACAAGATCGATCACGACAATATCGACCTGCCGCTATTGGTGGAGCAGATTCGCGAAGCGTTCGGCCCGGAGTGCCTGCCGATCAATCTGCCGGCCGGCGGAGCGACGAGCGTCTGTGATGTGTTCGACCACGAAAGCGGCGAAGCGGACTTCTCAAACGTCGGCGAGGCGCACAAGGCCATCGTCGAACAAGTCGTCGAAGTCGATGAAGAAACCGCGATGGCGTACCTGGAAGGGAAAGACGTCTCGCATGACAAACTGCATGCGGTGTTCGAGAAGGCGCTGCGGGAAGGACATCTGGTGCCGATCTGCTTCGCCAGCGCGACGCGGGACATCGGCCTCGCTGAACTGCTTGAGGTGTTCGCCGACTTGATGCCCAACCCTCTGGAGGGCAATCCCCGACCGTTTGAACATGGGGAGGGCGAGCATGTGGAGCCGCTCAAGTACGATGCGGACCCGAAAAAGCATGTCATCGCGCACGTGTTCAAGGTGACCAGCGACCCGTTCGTCGGCAAGCTGAGCATCTTCCGCATCCACCAGGGCACAATCACCAAGGACAGCCAGCTCTACATCGGCAACGCCAAAAAGCCCTTCAAAGTCGGCCATTTATTCAAATTGCAGGGCAAGGAGCACAAGGAGATCGACCAGGGGATTCCCGGCGACATCTGCGCGGTGGCGAAGGTCGAGGAGATTCACTTCAACGATGTGCTGCACGACTCGATCGCGCACGGGCACGTGCATCTCAAGCCCTTTGAGTTCCCCAAGCCGATGGCGGGTTTCGCCATCGAAGCGATGAGCCGGGGCGACGAGCAGAAGATCGCCAAGGCGCTGCACGCGATGGAGGCGGAGGACCCGTGCTTCGCGGTGGAGCGCGGCGGCGAGACGGTGATTCGCGGATTGGGCGAGCTGCATCTGCGGATTCTTCTGGAGAAGATGAAGAACCGGTATCACGTGGAGGTCAAGACGCATCCGCCGAAGGTCGCGTACCGCGAGACGATCGGCGGGAAAGCGGAAGGGCACCATCGTCATAAGAAACAGACCGGCGGGGCGGGTCAGTTCGGCGAGGTGTACCTGCGCGTCGAGCCATTGGGCAACGGCGAGCCGTTCGAGTTCGTCAATGATGTGTTCGGCGGGGCGATCCCGCATCAGTTCATCCCGGCGATCGAGAAGGGCGTCATGCAGATGATGGGTCAGGGGTGCGTCGCGGGGTATCCGATGCAGGGCGTGCGCGTGAGCGTGTACGACGGGAAGTATCACGCGGTGGACTCGAAGGAAGTGGCGTTCGTGACGGCGGCTCGGAAGGCGTTCGCGGACGCGGTGAGCAAGGCCAAGCCGCAGGTGCTCGAGCCGATCGTGAAGCTCGACATCACGGTGCCGGAGGGGAACATGGGCGATATCGCCGGGGATTTGTCGTCGAAGCGCGGTCGGATCATGGGGACGGACAGCGTGGGCGGGGGCATGCTGTGCATCAAGGCGCAGGCGCCCTTGGCGGAATTGACGCAGTACCAGAACCAGCTCAAATCGGTGACCGGCGGGCAGGGCTCGTTCAGCATGGAGTTCAGTCACTACGAACCCGTTCCGCCGCAGGTCCAGCAGCATCTGGAGAGCCAGTTCAAGCCCGCCGCGGAGGAGGATTGA
- a CDS encoding HAD-IIA family hydrolase — MLGYLIDMDGVIYRGRQLIQGADTFIHELLRRDIPFSFLTNNSQRTRRDVVTLLRQLGIHVGEQHVYTCAMATARYLASQKPGGTAFVIGEGGLLTALHRHGFSITDREPDYVVIGEGRTFNAEQVETALNLILAGAKLVATNLDPNCPTANGTRPGCGAIVAMLEAASGLKAFSVGKPSPIMMRGARKLLGLTAEQTVMIGDTMETDILGGVQLGYYTILTLSGGTRRNDLPRFAYHPDQIVESIADVHHDRLVERLRATPIDRFSAPPQPIEHSAA, encoded by the coding sequence ATGCTTGGCTATCTCATTGATATGGACGGCGTCATCTATCGCGGTCGGCAGCTCATCCAGGGCGCCGATACGTTCATCCACGAACTGCTCCGCCGCGACATCCCCTTCTCGTTCCTCACCAATAATTCCCAGCGCACGCGCCGCGATGTCGTCACGCTCCTGCGACAGCTCGGCATCCACGTCGGTGAGCAGCATGTGTATACGTGCGCGATGGCGACCGCGCGCTACCTCGCTTCGCAGAAGCCCGGCGGCACCGCGTTCGTCATCGGCGAAGGCGGGCTGCTGACCGCGCTGCATCGGCACGGATTCTCCATCACCGATCGCGAGCCCGACTACGTCGTCATCGGCGAAGGGCGCACCTTCAACGCCGAGCAGGTCGAAACCGCGCTGAATCTGATCCTCGCCGGCGCGAAACTCGTCGCCACCAATCTCGATCCCAACTGCCCCACCGCCAACGGCACACGCCCCGGCTGCGGCGCGATCGTCGCCATGCTCGAAGCCGCGTCCGGCCTCAAGGCCTTCAGCGTCGGCAAGCCCAGCCCCATCATGATGCGCGGCGCCCGCAAACTCCTGGGACTCACCGCCGAGCAGACCGTCATGATCGGCGACACGATGGAAACCGACATCCTCGGCGGCGTGCAGCTCGGCTATTACACCATCCTGACGCTCTCGGGCGGCACGCGACGCAACGACCTGCCCCGCTTCGCCTATCACCCCGATCAGATCGTCGAGTCCATCGCCGATGTGCATCACGATCGGCTCGTCGAACGCCTCCGCGCCACGCCGATCGATCGCTTCTCCGCTCCTCCGCAGCCGATCGAACACTCGGCCGCGTGA
- a CDS encoding diphosphate--fructose-6-phosphate 1-phosphotransferase gives MSDILKGNAVIGQSGGPTAVINQSMVGCVEGLKAAGFSGKILGAHHAVRGMLNEDFIPLHTIPQDRLNRIADTPSAGLGSSRDKPDAEHCKNVLKALAKHDIRYFFYIGGNDSSDTCRLVNEAAKADGYEMRAFHIPKTIDNDLQCNDHTPGFGSAANFVASAFIGDNLDNRALPGIKINIIMGRHAGFLTAASVLARQNPEDGPHLIYCPESAFDEEKFVADVDRVFKKHGRCLIAVSEGISDAKHTPIAAKLAEQQGAAIDRDSHGNVQLSGSGALGDFLATHLKNHLGKKLRVRADTFGYVQRCFAGSISKVDQIEARAVGRKAAEVALAGQLDEGSITINRTSDNPYTVEYGVTAVTNIAAKTRHMKDEWIIDGNNVADDFVRYVRPLVGTLPTVELIRMPGRND, from the coding sequence ATGTCGGACATCCTCAAGGGCAACGCCGTGATCGGGCAGTCGGGCGGGCCCACGGCCGTGATCAACCAGTCCATGGTCGGCTGCGTCGAAGGTCTTAAAGCAGCAGGGTTTAGCGGTAAAATCCTCGGGGCCCATCATGCCGTCCGAGGCATGCTCAACGAAGACTTCATCCCCCTGCACACCATCCCGCAGGACCGCCTCAACCGCATCGCCGACACCCCCTCCGCCGGGCTGGGATCGAGCCGCGACAAGCCCGACGCCGAGCACTGCAAGAACGTGCTCAAGGCCCTGGCCAAGCATGACATCCGTTACTTTTTCTATATCGGGGGTAACGACTCGTCCGACACCTGCCGGCTCGTCAACGAAGCCGCCAAGGCCGACGGATACGAGATGCGGGCGTTTCACATTCCCAAGACCATCGACAACGACCTGCAGTGCAACGACCACACCCCCGGCTTCGGCTCCGCCGCCAACTTCGTCGCCTCGGCCTTCATCGGCGACAACCTCGACAACCGCGCCCTGCCGGGCATCAAGATCAACATCATCATGGGTCGCCACGCCGGCTTCCTCACCGCCGCCAGCGTGCTCGCCCGGCAGAATCCCGAGGACGGGCCCCATCTGATCTACTGCCCCGAGTCGGCTTTCGACGAAGAAAAGTTCGTCGCCGACGTGGACCGCGTCTTCAAGAAGCATGGCCGCTGCCTCATCGCCGTGTCCGAAGGCATCTCCGACGCCAAGCACACGCCCATCGCCGCCAAACTCGCCGAGCAGCAGGGCGCGGCCATCGACCGCGACTCGCACGGCAACGTGCAGCTCTCCGGCTCCGGCGCGCTGGGCGACTTCCTCGCCACGCATCTCAAAAACCACCTCGGCAAAAAACTCCGCGTCCGGGCCGATACCTTCGGCTACGTCCAGCGCTGCTTCGCCGGGTCCATCAGCAAGGTGGATCAGATCGAAGCCCGCGCCGTCGGGCGCAAGGCGGCGGAAGTCGCCCTCGCCGGTCAGCTTGATGAGGGCTCGATCACGATCAACCGCACCAGCGACAACCCCTACACCGTCGAATACGGCGTGACCGCGGTGACGAACATCGCCGCCAAGACGCGCCATATGAAGGACGAATGGATCATCGACGGCAACAACGTCGCCGACGACTTCGTCCGCTACGTCCGCCCGCTCGTGGGCACGCTCCCGACCGTCGAACTCATCCGCATGCCCGGCCGCAACGACTGA
- the thiC gene encoding phosphomethylpyrimidine synthase ThiC: MTQLEHARLGIITPEMRRVAEREPHLSAEQVRDEVAAGRMVIPANIHHLTYQLDPMCIGRASKTKVNANMGASPVSSSTDEEVEKLKWAERWGADTVMDLSTGGDLDACREALIRNSTTPIGTVPIYSMIIGRKIEDLDEAAILATVEHQARQGVDYFTIHAGVLMEHLRYAKDRLIGLVSRGGSLLAKWMLIHNKQNPMYTAWEKICDIMREHDVTFSIGDGCRPGGLADATDDLQLLELKTIGELTERAWRRGVQVMVEGPGHVPLDQIEYNMKYQRTVCHGAPFYVLGPLVTDIFPGYDHITSCIGATNAAYHGAAMLCYVTPKEHLGLPKKDDVKQGCIAYKIAAHAADIALGIPGSRDRDDELTKARAALNWEKHFEISFDPDTARAYHDEDLDVDTDFCAMCGHDWCSVRISKEITEWASGKAEGFERSGGGKPVKSDALTDDQRAILERRGVLSPEQIHKLAHKGKKAACHSDEVADADEAKRIQHEKLVTLDTRPAHGLSKRDSVI, translated from the coding sequence ATCACCCAACTCGAACACGCCCGCCTCGGCATCATCACGCCCGAGATGCGCCGCGTCGCCGAGCGCGAGCCGCACCTCTCCGCCGAGCAGGTCCGCGATGAAGTCGCCGCCGGCCGCATGGTCATCCCGGCGAACATTCATCACCTGACCTACCAACTCGACCCCATGTGCATCGGCCGCGCCAGCAAAACCAAGGTCAACGCCAACATGGGCGCGTCGCCCGTGTCGAGCTCGACCGACGAGGAAGTCGAGAAGCTCAAGTGGGCTGAGCGGTGGGGGGCGGACACCGTCATGGACCTCTCCACCGGCGGCGACCTTGATGCCTGTCGCGAAGCGCTGATCCGCAACTCGACGACGCCGATCGGCACCGTGCCCATCTATTCGATGATCATCGGCCGCAAAATCGAAGACCTCGACGAAGCGGCGATCCTCGCCACCGTCGAGCATCAGGCCCGGCAGGGCGTCGACTATTTCACCATCCACGCCGGCGTGCTGATGGAACACCTGCGCTACGCCAAGGACCGCCTGATCGGCCTCGTCTCCCGCGGCGGGTCGCTGCTGGCCAAATGGATGCTCATCCACAACAAGCAGAACCCCATGTACACCGCATGGGAGAAAATCTGCGACATCATGCGCGAACATGATGTGACGTTTTCCATCGGCGACGGCTGCCGCCCCGGCGGACTCGCCGACGCCACCGATGACCTTCAGCTTCTGGAACTCAAAACCATCGGTGAACTGACCGAACGCGCCTGGCGCCGCGGCGTGCAGGTCATGGTCGAAGGCCCCGGCCACGTCCCCCTCGATCAGATCGAGTACAACATGAAATACCAGCGCACCGTCTGCCACGGCGCGCCTTTTTACGTGCTCGGCCCGCTCGTCACCGATATCTTCCCCGGTTACGACCACATCACCTCCTGCATCGGCGCGACCAACGCCGCCTACCACGGCGCCGCCATGCTCTGCTACGTCACGCCAAAGGAACACCTGGGCCTGCCCAAAAAAGACGACGTCAAGCAGGGCTGCATCGCCTACAAGATCGCCGCCCACGCCGCCGACATCGCCCTGGGTATTCCGGGCTCGCGCGATCGCGATGACGAACTGACCAAGGCCCGCGCCGCCCTCAACTGGGAAAAACACTTCGAGATCTCCTTCGACCCCGACACCGCGCGGGCGTATCACGATGAGGACCTCGACGTCGACACCGACTTCTGCGCGATGTGTGGCCACGATTGGTGCTCCGTCCGCATCTCTAAGGAAATCACCGAATGGGCCAGCGGCAAAGCCGAGGGCTTTGAGCGATCCGGGGGCGGCAAGCCGGTCAAGAGTGATGCGCTGACCGACGATCAGCGCGCCATCCTCGAAAGGCGCGGCGTCCTCTCCCCCGAACAGATTCACAAACTCGCTCACAAGGGCAAGAAAGCCGCGTGTCACAGCGATGAAGTCGCCGACGCCGACGAAGCCAAGCGCATCCAGCACGAAAAACTCGTCACCCTCGACACCCGCCCCGCGCACGGCCTGTCGAAACGTGATTCGGTGATCTGA